Genomic segment of Agrobacterium larrymoorei:
TCTTCCTTGGCATAGAGGCCACGGATCGTCTTCAGCGCGTCGAAAGGACGACCGGAGGAAACGGTGGCATCTATGCGTTTCAATTCGGAACGGATTTCCTCGTTCTTGAATGTCGCAAGCAGCATCGTGATCGACTTGCGGAAGAGGGTCAGGGACTGCTCCTTGCCTTCCGGGTTGATCAGCATCATCTGCACGATGAAATACAGCTGGCGCAGAGGCGTCGTCGTATCCTCAAGCTGTAGAACGTGATTTTCAAGAAGAAATGTCACGTCATTGAGGAATTCGAGAGATACTTTTCTATCGACGCGCAATACCGCGCCGTTGATGAAGATCTTTTCCCCAGACTTCAAGGAAATCCGCAGTGTACTTTTCATTTTAATCCATCCTTGATGATGGTTGTAACGTCAATAATGCCCTGATAGTTCTTCGATTTGCGTTTGCGTATCTGTTCGCATTCCCGCAAAATCCAGATGGCGATGGAAATCAGATTGGCTTTCAGTTCCACGGGCAGCTCGTTCTCGGGTTGCTTGAGATCGTCTATGAACCGTGTCCAAACGCGTCTGGTGTAAAATATTGCCTCTATACCGTCCTTGCCGTAGCTCTCCCGAAGCTTGGCGACCTCCAAAAGCTCGATCGATCTTTCTAAAACCTGTCTTTCCCTATCACGGGCGATATTGGGGTCATCCTCCATTATCTCCGCATATGAAAACTGGAACATTTATCTTTCCTTCATGGCCCAATTTGCCGCCCGTCATCGGCGGTATAGTTCCTGCTAGAGGAAGTTCACGAGGCTAAGCCCCTGAATCTTCGAAGTAATCGTGTAGGAAGTCTCGACCTGGTTCAGCAGCGTGGTCAGGCGCGTCGACGCCTCATAGGTATCCACGCCGACGAGGTCGTTCAGCTGCGTATCGATAATGGTCTTCTGCGCGCTCATATAGGTATTCGCCTTTTCGACGCGCTCTTGGGACAAGCCTATCTGTGCGCGCTGAGTGTCGATGCCCGAAATGGCAGATCCAGCAAGTTTGGTCGTCGTATCGTTCACCACCGCCAGGGCACCGGTGCTCAATCCAGAGTTTACCAGCTGGGACGATATCACACTCGCCAGTACCAGGCTTTTGAAACCATCCGAGTTGGCGGTCGTGGATGTAGATACGGTTTCCGAAGTGCTAATGCGGCTGCTCATCGTCGTTTCCGACGCGCTGGTCCAGGAAGACCAGTCGAAGCCGCTCTGATAGTCCTCAAGGAACGTCTTCATATCGTCTGCAGTCGCAGATGATGGATCCGGAAAGGCTGTGTTGAATGCGTCGTTGAAATCCGTCGTGATGTCGCTGATGAAGCTATCACCCAACGTCTGCGCATCCGTATTGATGCCCGAGAACAGATACTCACCGTTCACAGCCGTATTGCCGTAGCTGGTGAAGTTCTCAAGAACCGAGGTCGCGGTGTTTGCCGCAACTGCAAGGCTGCTACCATCCGTGTTGCCGCTGAGCGCGATGACCGAATTGAGAAGCGTCTGCGCAGATGAAGACATGTTCTCCATTGCCAGCTGGGAAGCATCCATACGCTGCTCGGCAACCGAGTTGGAGTCGATGATGGACTGAAGCCGGCTGCTCTCGCGCGTGTAATCGAGACTTGTGGACGTTCTTGTCCCGAGCTCCAGTCCGGTATCGGCATAGGTGCCGGTCACGGCTTCTTTCTGAAGCTTGGCAATTTCCGTTTGGGCATTGGAGACGGTCAGCTGCATGGCGTTGCTAATGGTTTGAGAGGAGATGGAAGATGTTTTCATATCAGTTCGCTGCCTCCATCAATGTTTTCAGCAGGTCGTCAACGGTGGACATGAGTTTCGCCGCCGCCTTGTAGGATTGCTCGATATCCAGAAGCTGGATCAGTTCCTCGTCCAGATTGACGCCTGTCGCGTTGGAATAGGCTTCCTTGGACTTCGTCAGCATGGCGGACGTGTTTTCAGCAGCCGATGTAGCGTTGCTACGGTATTCCTCAACCCAACCGACCGAGTCCGTCGCAAAGCTCAGCAAGCTGGCATTGGTAGAAATTCCAGCCTTGGGATCGAACTCGACCTGAGTGCTCATGCCTGCGATATACTTGTAGAGTACGTCCGAATAACCACTCGATCCATCCGTGTTTGGACTGTCGCCCGCAATGCTGCCGTCGCGCAGCTTGGTTGTGTCAGATATTGCATCTGGCGAAACCGTCAGCAGACCGGCCAGCCCAGGAATGATTTCAGCGGTCTCAAAATCGACATCGGAGCCATCACTGGTCGTGAAAAGTCCGGCAATAGGATTGTCGGAACCGTCCTTTTCCGAAAAGGTGCTGATCAGACCGCGCGCGATTTCATCCAGTTGGGACTGGTAGCTTGGGTAAACTTCGTCACGCAGCTGAAGCAGCGCAGGCAGGCTACCCTTGGCATTCGTGTTGCTGCCGGAACCAGTCTTTACGGCGACGCCATCGATGTAGAGACTGTTGCCAACGGAATCCGCGTCGTAAGCGGCCTGAGGTTCGAAGGATACGTTTCTAGCCGTGGTTTCGAAAAGCGTCGTGCCATCAGTTGTGTAGATGACGACATCGTTGTTCGAGCGAACCGTGGTAGAAATACCGACGATCTGGGAGATTTGCTTGAGCAATCCCTCTCGCTGGTCGAGTGCGTTATTAGGATCCGCGCCAGATGCAGTAGCCGACCTAACAGCGTTGTTGGCCTGTTCGAAGTCAGACAGAAGCTGATTAAGCGTCTTTACCGTCGTGGCAATTTCCGTGTCAGCATCCGCTCTCAGATTTTGGACCGACTGAGTGGAAGTGTTCAGGGCATTGGCGACGTCTGTCGATGCGCTGATAACGGCAGAAGCAAGGGTCACATCGCTTGGCGAAGCCGCGTAGTTCTGCAAAGAGTTCTGCAGCGTTGCCAGATATGTGGATGGAGCTGCAGAGTATTCCTCGCCGCCGAGAACGACGCTCAACGAGTTCATGCCGTCGAGGAACTTCTGCTTGCCAGCATCGTCAGAACTTGCAGCGAGCGTCTGCTTTAGAAGCGCTGAATCTTCTGCACGTTCTACCTTTACGGTAATTGCACCCGTGGACGCATTGGTAGTGGTTATCGCTGCCCGGCGATTATAATCTGTAGAACTGGCGCTCGAAATATTGTTCGAGACGACAGCGCTCTGGAGCGCAGTATTGCTCAGAGTTGCCTTTGCTGTATTAAGCGCCGTGTTAAGCGACATCCACTCGTCCCCTAAGACTTATCGTACCAGATTGATGAGAGTTTCCATCAGATCGGAACCCGTCTGGAAGACCTTGGAATTTGCCGTGTAGCTGCGCTGAGCCTGGATCATCTCCGTCAGTTCGGTAGCGATATCGACGTTGGACGATTCAAGCTGCTTCTGATTGATCGTGCCGAAGCCTGTCTGACCGGCAAATCCGAGTGTTACGACACCGGACTCGGCGCTGGTCTGGAATACGTTGCCAGAGAGAACGCTAAGCTTATCCGGGCTTGCAACATCAGCAAGAGGTATCTGAAAGAGCGGCCTTGGCTGCGACTTTGCATAAGTTGCAGAGACAGTTCCGTCGGCAGAGATGGAGATGGACTGCACCTGTTCAGCTGGATTGCCGTTGATTGCGCCTTCTTCGATTACCGATGTAGATGCGGCAAATTGCGTCATGCCGGACAGATCCATCGTGATGCTGACATCATTTTCGGTATCATCGATCGTAAGTTCCGTGACATCAAATGTCTTTGTATCTGAATCGAAGACCATTGTGTCGGTTGCAACAGGCCCCTCGGAATACGGGAAACCAGTAGAGGACCCCTTCGACGAGTCGTAGACCGCGACGTCCCATGTGCCGTCGCCATTCTTTGCGAAGTAGAAGTCATACTTGATAGTATTGCCTAAGGAATCATAGCCAGTGGCTGAGGTCTTCACGACGCTGATTTGGTCCACGGTGACTGTGGACGTATTGTCGTTCAAATCTACCGTGGGATCCAGAATAGGCGCTGAGTCGCTGAGGTTACCAGTCAACGAACCGGTGGTGGAGGGCGTTGCCGTCATGCCATTGGCCTTGACGTTAACCGGCACAAGGCCGTCGTAACTATTGATAACGGTGGTCGGCGTTGTTCCGGTGTATTCATAGCCCAGCAACGTAAAGCCAGAGTCATTGACCAGATTGCCGTCAGAGTCTGCTGTGAACGATCCTGCGCGCGTCAGAAAAACGTTGCCTGCGGTATCCTGTACGACGAAGAAACCATCGCCCGAAATGGCAAGGTCTGTCGAAGACTGCGTTGCCTGAAGCGCGCCCTGCTGCGAGATAGAATAGTTGACGCTCGTAGACACGCCACCGGAGTTGTAGTTGCCGCCACTGGAAGAGAGGACCAACGTGGAAAAAGCAGTTGATGCTCCTTTGTAGCCGGTGGTGCTGGCATTGGCGATATTGTCACCAACCGTGCCGAGCTTGTTGGCCTGCGCGCCCATGCCGGATACGGCGGTTTTCATCGTTCCAAAAAGGCTCATGTCGAATCCTCTAATCCTGTTGGTAATGAAGTTAAGATGCGGGCCTTGCGTGAGGCTGTCTGCTTTCGTCGCTGATCGAAAATTTCATCGGTTGCGAGGTTGGCGGCAGGCAGGCTTGGCCCAGAAAGAAAGACCGGCAGAAGCCGGTCGAAACTGAAATACGCAATTGAATTGACGAGAGCATTTCCAGCAAAAGTGCGAAGCGGTTTTGCGTCTGGACAATTCGTAAAAACAAAGACTTAGAGCATTGAAGCGTTTTTGAGAAAGGCGAAAATGCTCTAAACAAAAATCGCGGGTTCCGTTGAAACCCGCGATGTCTATCAGGACCAGTCGATGCAGTATCCGAGGAACCGCTTCGAGTCGATTGGGTCGAAGCCCAGCTTCTTGCGCAGTTTCTTGCGCAGCTTGCTGATGTGGCTTTCAACCACGTTTTCTTCGACTTCCTCGTCGAAAATGCCGTAGATCGCGTTGAAGATTTGCGACTTGGAAACGCGACGTCCGCGATTGGCGATTAAGTATTCAAGGATACGGCGCTCACGGCGGGGAAGTGCAAATACTTCGCCGTTGACCTCCGGGTCGCGACCGTCCGAAAAAACGCGGATCGGGCCGATATCCGTAAACTGCGTAATCGCCTGAAGGCGGCGGCGAATGGCCGCTGCCCGTGCAAGGATTTCACGCGGATGAACCGGCTTGCGCACGACATCATCCACACCGCAATCGAACAGGGCCAGTGTTGCGTCGAGCGAGTGCTGATCGCTGACTGCAATAACCGGTGCCTGCGAACGATCACGGATCGTTCTTGGGAGTTCATGCGTTGTCTCTGCCTGGCCGATCAGAAACGCTTCAATCGCAGCGATGTCCGAGTCCGCTGCGGTGTTAACCCACTCTCCAAATTCTGCTGGATCAAATCCAGTCGAGGGAATTCCCTCTCGCCCGAAAAGGGCTGTGTACCCGTCCTTAACGAGCTTTCGCTCATCAACTACCACGATCATTCGTCCGCCTCCGAATCAGTGTAGCTCACCTACGTCCTAGGGTGTACGAATCGGGCGAATCTCCCACAATTATGGGAAAACACAGGTACAAATTAATAGTTGATTAACCATATTGTGCTGATTTGAACTATATATAGTATGCCTTCGCTCAAATTAGGATATTTTTTTGTGGGATAAGGCTGTGGAAAATATCTTGGGGATTGACTCGTCACATTTGACGGAATCCTGCCTCATTTCCCGGAAGGGCTAATCCAAAGAGGTTAACAACAACTTAAAGTTGGTTAGCTCTGGCAAAAATTTCGGGCGTTGGCGGTCCATTGACCGTAGCCGGTGGCAACCAGATTGCTGATCACACGGCAGACATAGCGCTGCTGGGCGGGGTCGTTGTTTGGACCTGCGTGGTATCTTGCTACCGCCATCGTCCAGGTCTCATGCCTGTCGTGGAGCCGCCTTAGAAACTTTGCGGCATAGGCAACGTTCTTCGCCGGGTCGAACATCTCGCCGATGGAGTTGAATTCGGTGCCATGAAAATAGACATTGATCTGCATGCAGCCAATATCGATCAGCTTGGCACCGCGTCGCTGCGCATCCTGTACCAGCTGATAGGCCTCGTTCAGACTTGCCGGGAAGTAAGCCTTGCCCTCGATGTTGATCGCATAGGGGCTCAGCGAGCCCTTGCGGCCCGTCTCCGTCAATCCCACGGAATAGAGAATACCCTCAGGAATGTCGTAGCTGCCCGCCGCACTGTGGATCTGCCGTTCGCATTCCACAGTGGCGACCGGTTGGGAAGCCTCACAGGTAAACGTGGTCAGGACGAGCGCTGGTAACGCGATCAAGTGCTTCAGGCTGAACCGAAATATCATTGCTGCTTATTTCCTCGGAGACGCTGGTGCGTGATTGCCGATAGAACTGTTCCTGCGACCGCTCTTCGTTGCCGCGCTGGCTGCCCTGCTGGGCGCTCTGCTGGTTCATATCGCCCTGCTGCCTGTTGGCAGTGGCGCTATCCTGACGATCGGCACCGGTGGCGACCGAAACAGTTACCTGATCCACGCTGAAGCCTTGAGCCTTGAGAGCGTCCATGATGCTGGAGCCATCCTTCTGCAGTTCCGCATAACCCTTCAGCGTGTGGGCCGTGAGATGAACGCTCAGCTCATCGCCGACCAGTTTCAGCGCCGCGGTTACGTGGCCAAGCTCGACCGGGTTCATCTGGATTTTCAGCGTGTGGACCACTTGGCCAGTGCTGGTTACCAACGGCGTCGAACTGGTCTGGCCGCTCATGGCAGTCGCCCAATCCGGATCGGAAGTGACTGCCGATGTGATGGCAGCCGCGTTGGCTGTCGGTGCCAGCGCAAGATATCGGCGACTATCGACCACCTGGACGACGTCCGTATGTGCGCCCGATGCCATGGAAACATCCACCTTCACCTTACCATCTTCGGCAGCGGCGATATGCATATCGATAGAAGGTGCATTTTCCTTCGTCAGCTTTACGACGGTCGTGGAGGCAGTCGCGTCACCGTCCACCGCAGTAGTGCCATCGGCAAGACCCGCCAGGCCGGTCAACGCGCCCTTTGCCGGTTGCTTATCATCGGAGCCGCCAACAGCTGTCGCGGCTTGCTCTTTCGGCATCGTGCTTGCCGCTAGAAGCGATAGAAGGTTATCGTCGGCTATGGGTGTATCCGCCGCGTCACCCTCTTCATCCGTCGTGTCTTCGACTACGCCCTCGGCATCTTCTCCCTCGGCGGTCGCCTCAAGAGGCTTGCCATTTGCCAAAGCGTTGACAAGCTTCGCCAGATCGCTGAGCGCATCCGTGATGCCCGCGATTTCGCTCTGGTCCAGCGGCTCCGTCGGCATCGCGACACCCGTCTGTGGCAGGGCGGTAGCGGCAGGAACTTCGCCGGTGGCCGCCGTCAGAGCGCCTCCCAATGAAGTCGTGTCTGGGAGGCCCTTCACAGCTGGAAGTGTCGTCGCAGGTTTCGCAGCCGCCGCGTTGGCTGGCGTCGCACTTCCACTCGTCTGCGATGCGGTCCCGTTATTGGCCGTCGTTGACTGCGAAGAGGCCGATGAAGCCGTGCTGGCGCTGCTGCTGGTCGTGCTGCTGGCGCTGGAGGAAGATGAGTTCGATGCAGCCGAACTCGACCCGCTGCTGGAGGGCTGGGATGCGGTCGGCTTCTTGTCGAAGGAACCGAGCGTATCGGAAAAACCGGAACCGCCCTGGTTAGAAGATCCGCTCCTATCCTGCCGGGCATTCACCTTCGCCGTATCGGACGGGTTGGGCATGAGATTGGTGACAACGTTCATTTCATCTCTCCTCCAGCTTCAACAGGGAATCGATCTCGTTCAGCCGAGCGCGGTTCTTGTCGAAAAAGGTTTTCAGCGGCACCGCATCCTGGGTGCTCGGGGAAGAGCCGCTCACGGGCTCTACGGCAGCGGGCGCACGGGGATCGTCGCCGCTGGCAATCATTTGGTTTTCGGCAGCATTGCCTGCGCGTGAGGTGGCCGGATCCCGCACGATCTGTTCGGCGATTGCTTTTGCAGCATCACGCAGGGCCAGATCACGCGGCGACAACTCGTCGGCGGGAATGCTAGACAGCGCCTCATTGGCAATCTCGACGGCATCGCTCGAAACATTGGCCAAGCCGGAATAGAGTTTCGATAGCGCTTCGCGCGTCTTGTCGCCGGTTTCGTCGGAAAGAGCATTCGCCTTTTCCGTGGCAAACTGCGCCAGTGGCACCTGACCTCGCAGCGAAGCCTGCCGGGCTATGCGCAGATAGACTTCCTCCGCGCGCTCGGCATCCATCAACTCCGCAATTTCTTCCACATCCTGCGTCGTCACCGGGCCGTAGTTCTCGATCGTAAAGCTCACGAAAAGATCGGCGAATTGCGATGCGTATGGCGAATGCAGAAATCGCACCGCGTATTTCCGGATGTAGATCAGGCCCTTTTCATGCTGCTTCGCCTGCATGGCCGCCGCAATCGAACGGCGCAACGCGGCCTCTTCGATAATCGTTCCGGGAGCCGTCAGTCTTGCATCGTCAAAGAAGGCGAGAGACGCTACCGGATCGCGGTTGATTGCGATATTGCCCGCAATCAGCATCAGGTAGGGTCCGAGCCGGTTTTTCTGATATTCAGGGATCAGATCGGCCACGACCTTCTCTACCTGCCCACCCCGACCGGTGAAATATTTCTGCAAGACGTTGATGACGCGACTGTCGAAATAGCCCTGCACATCACGCGCGACGAGATAATCCAGCGTCGCGGGATTACCGCCACTCATGATGTATGCCAAAGCCGCATCGGCGTTTTTGGAATCGGAAAAGATCGACGGATCCGAGGTCCGAAGCGTCGTGTCGAAGGTTTCGAGCAGAT
This window contains:
- the flbT gene encoding flagellar biosynthesis repressor FlbT, producing the protein MKSTLRISLKSGEKIFINGAVLRVDRKVSLEFLNDVTFLLENHVLQLEDTTTPLRQLYFIVQMMLINPEGKEQSLTLFRKSITMLLATFKNEEIRSELKRIDATVSSGRPFDALKTIRGLYAKEEAILNSQEITPAVVNELRREIAPW
- the flaF gene encoding flagellar biosynthesis regulator FlaF; the encoded protein is MFQFSYAEIMEDDPNIARDRERQVLERSIELLEVAKLRESYGKDGIEAIFYTRRVWTRFIDDLKQPENELPVELKANLISIAIWILRECEQIRKRKSKNYQGIIDVTTIIKDGLK
- a CDS encoding flagellar hook-associated family protein, whose translation is MKTSSISSQTISNAMQLTVSNAQTEIAKLQKEAVTGTYADTGLELGTRTSTSLDYTRESSRLQSIIDSNSVAEQRMDASQLAMENMSSSAQTLLNSVIALSGNTDGSSLAVAANTATSVLENFTSYGNTAVNGEYLFSGINTDAQTLGDSFISDITTDFNDAFNTAFPDPSSATADDMKTFLEDYQSGFDWSSWTSASETTMSSRISTSETVSTSTTANSDGFKSLVLASVISSQLVNSGLSTGALAVVNDTTTKLAGSAISGIDTQRAQIGLSQERVEKANTYMSAQKTIIDTQLNDLVGVDTYEASTRLTTLLNQVETSYTITSKIQGLSLVNFL
- the flgK gene encoding flagellar hook-associated protein FlgK, whose product is MSLNTALNTAKATLSNTALQSAVVSNNISSASSTDYNRRAAITTTNASTGAITVKVERAEDSALLKQTLAASSDDAGKQKFLDGMNSLSVVLGGEEYSAAPSTYLATLQNSLQNYAASPSDVTLASAVISASTDVANALNTSTQSVQNLRADADTEIATTVKTLNQLLSDFEQANNAVRSATASGADPNNALDQREGLLKQISQIVGISTTVRSNNDVVIYTTDGTTLFETTARNVSFEPQAAYDADSVGNSLYIDGVAVKTGSGSNTNAKGSLPALLQLRDEVYPSYQSQLDEIARGLISTFSEKDGSDNPIAGLFTTSDGSDVDFETAEIIPGLAGLLTVSPDAISDTTKLRDGSIAGDSPNTDGSSGYSDVLYKYIAGMSTQVEFDPKAGISTNASLLSFATDSVGWVEEYRSNATSAAENTSAMLTKSKEAYSNATGVNLDEELIQLLDIEQSYKAAAKLMSTVDDLLKTLMEAAN
- a CDS encoding flagellar hook protein FlgE — protein: MSLFGTMKTAVSGMGAQANKLGTVGDNIANASTTGYKGASTAFSTLVLSSSGGNYNSGGVSTSVNYSISQQGALQATQSSTDLAISGDGFFVVQDTAGNVFLTRAGSFTADSDGNLVNDSGFTLLGYEYTGTTPTTVINSYDGLVPVNVKANGMTATPSTTGSLTGNLSDSAPILDPTVDLNDNTSTVTVDQISVVKTSATGYDSLGNTIKYDFYFAKNGDGTWDVAVYDSSKGSSTGFPYSEGPVATDTMVFDSDTKTFDVTELTIDDTENDVSITMDLSGMTQFAASTSVIEEGAINGNPAEQVQSISISADGTVSATYAKSQPRPLFQIPLADVASPDKLSVLSGNVFQTSAESGVVTLGFAGQTGFGTINQKQLESSNVDIATELTEMIQAQRSYTANSKVFQTGSDLMETLINLVR
- the rem gene encoding transcriptional activator Rem translates to MIVVVDERKLVKDGYTALFGREGIPSTGFDPAEFGEWVNTAADSDIAAIEAFLIGQAETTHELPRTIRDRSQAPVIAVSDQHSLDATLALFDCGVDDVVRKPVHPREILARAAAIRRRLQAITQFTDIGPIRVFSDGRDPEVNGEVFALPRRERRILEYLIANRGRRVSKSQIFNAIYGIFDEEVEENVVESHISKLRKKLRKKLGFDPIDSKRFLGYCIDWS
- a CDS encoding transglycosylase SLT domain-containing protein; its protein translation is MIFRFSLKHLIALPALVLTTFTCEASQPVATVECERQIHSAAGSYDIPEGILYSVGLTETGRKGSLSPYAINIEGKAYFPASLNEAYQLVQDAQRRGAKLIDIGCMQINVYFHGTEFNSIGEMFDPAKNVAYAAKFLRRLHDRHETWTMAVARYHAGPNNDPAQQRYVCRVISNLVATGYGQWTANARNFCQS
- a CDS encoding flagellar hook-length control protein FliK: MNVVTNLMPNPSDTAKVNARQDRSGSSNQGGSGFSDTLGSFDKKPTASQPSSSGSSSAASNSSSSSASSTTSSSASTASSASSQSTTANNGTASQTSGSATPANAAAAKPATTLPAVKGLPDTTSLGGALTAATGEVPAATALPQTGVAMPTEPLDQSEIAGITDALSDLAKLVNALANGKPLEATAEGEDAEGVVEDTTDEEGDAADTPIADDNLLSLLAASTMPKEQAATAVGGSDDKQPAKGALTGLAGLADGTTAVDGDATASTTVVKLTKENAPSIDMHIAAAEDGKVKVDVSMASGAHTDVVQVVDSRRYLALAPTANAAAITSAVTSDPDWATAMSGQTSSTPLVTSTGQVVHTLKIQMNPVELGHVTAALKLVGDELSVHLTAHTLKGYAELQKDGSSIMDALKAQGFSVDQVTVSVATGADRQDSATANRQQGDMNQQSAQQGSQRGNEERSQEQFYRQSRTSVSEEISSNDISVQPEALDRVTSARPDHVYL
- a CDS encoding chemotaxis protein; the encoded protein is MMRATHIAALLMSASGLLGAGTSHAQSDLPPSKILRSLQFVQDSVVMGDHAARDMQKYLLETFDTTLRTSDPSIFSDSKNADAALAYIMSGGNPATLDYLVARDVQGYFDSRVINVLQKYFTGRGGQVEKVVADLIPEYQKNRLGPYLMLIAGNIAINRDPVASLAFFDDARLTAPGTIIEEAALRRSIAAAMQAKQHEKGLIYIRKYAVRFLHSPYASQFADLFVSFTIENYGPVTTQDVEEIAELMDAERAEEVYLRIARQASLRGQVPLAQFATEKANALSDETGDKTREALSKLYSGLANVSSDAVEIANEALSSIPADELSPRDLALRDAAKAIAEQIVRDPATSRAGNAAENQMIASGDDPRAPAAVEPVSGSSPSTQDAVPLKTFFDKNRARLNEIDSLLKLEER